The window AAATCCTTTATTTTTTCAAATCTTTTCCTACCTATACCCTTAATTTGCATAATGTCTTCAATTTTTTTAAAAGGGCCATATTTCTTACGGTAATCTATAATGCGTTTTGCAATAACTGGACCAATACCAGGTAAACTTTCTAACTGTTCAATTGTAGCAGTATTTATATCAATTTTTTGTTGTGCCCCTATTAAGGCAAAACTAATCACAAAAAAGAATAAAGTAAAGGTTATAAGCACATACCTCATATTAATTTTTTAACATTCTAGAAAAATTATATCAACTATTTTGGAATAAATTTTGCTGTAATTTTAATTTTGATGCTGAAAAATAAAGGATTTACTTTAATTGAATTGTTAATTGTAATAGCGATTATAGCCATTTTAGCAGGAATTGCTTTAACTAATTATAAACAATTTGTTTATCGTATCCGCACAGCTGAGGCAAAAATAAACATAAGTATGATTAAAACAGCTGAACTTGCTTGGGCACAAGAATATGATGCTTTTGTCTATGCTGCTCCTCAGGGGAATAAAAATCCAACAAAAAATCCAAGTGTTATTTGGAATGCACCTCAAAATAGTGGTTTCAGCATCATTGGATTTTTCCCTTCAGGAAAAGTTTATTATGCATATGAAATTG of the Candidatus Desulfofervidus auxilii genome contains:
- a CDS encoding ComEA family DNA-binding protein, translating into MRYVLITFTLFFFVISFALIGAQQKIDINTATIEQLESLPGIGPVIAKRIIDYRKKYGPFKKIEDIMQIKGIGRKRFEKIKDLITIKK